GTTCGATTGCATGCAACAATCAAAGTAAGCTCATTGTTATTCCGGATAAGAAAACCAGTCTCTCTAGCAGCATCCATATTGCTAGAGTCAGTATAATTGAGCTGATGCCAATTCTCAAAGTGAGGGTATCATTTTACATATAATTGGCATATCCCTTGGGTCCTTCAGATAAATGATCCCCTGAACAATAGTAAGATGGAAACGTTGAGAAGAATCACATAGCGGTTAGTGTACTTTTCATTAGATTTGAAATCATTTTTAACCTTCCACGGGCCATTAGCAATCAAGGCTCTCGGGTTTAGACTAGCCAGTTTAGGAGCCACATCACCTATATTTATCAGTTTGATAAAAATATGTAAAGGTCTAGTTTCATGTATGCATACCGCAAGTGATGTCAACTTACTGCAACACAATTGACAGAAAGATAAATTTCGGATGACAAAAGATTCACTATTATTAATCTTTACATTAATTTATGCTTTCCACTGCAGCATGAAGTAAATAACAGCTCATAAACCATAGGCAGAGAACTCATATTTTGGCGACCTAAAGTTTTGACAAACAACTACGTACACAAACATCAACCGATAATATAACAGTCTTTATAGCATGCACAAAaaggaaaaattaaaatcatgtgaCGGTGCATTATGACAAGACATGCAAATCATGAGTTTATTACATCGATACTAATGCTATTGCTATGGCTTAAGTTGGATGAGTCATATCGACCCCCTCTCGCAACAGAGTTATCGTAGCTTCCTTTTGTATTTTGTCACGGTCACTACCGTCACCACGTATAGCTTGTCATACATGTTATCAATGGCGCGAAAGTACACGATCCTCCATGTTCGTCGCAACAAAAGGCTTCCACAAATTGCCCAAAATCCAGTAATAAATCCCAGTGTGATGCTCGTGTATAACCAAAGTGCTTCCATGCTACTCTCATAAGAATCTTCATCTTGATCTTCTTCATCAGCCTTCGTCATATTCATCGTACAATTTTTAGGGAGAGGAGGGCCACAAAGATTTGGATTGCCAGCGTAGACAGATAGATCAGTAAAAGTTTGCAACTGGTTGCCAGTGGGAATCCTTCCTGAAAGATTGTTATATGATAAATTCAATTGGTTCAAGAAATTCAAAGTTGCCAAACCGGAAGGAATTGCACCCGAGAGATTATTTCTTGATAGATCGAGAACTTCCAGTTGTTTCATTCCGTCAATACTTCTTGGTATTTGACCTATAAGATAATTTTTGGATAGATTTAAGCTCCGCAATCCATGCAAATTCCCCAACTCTTCAGGGATGTTTCCAGATAAGTAATTGTTGGAGAGATCAATAAGTGTATCAATTGAAAGTTGACTGGTGGTGGTATACTTGATTTCACTTCCTTTTACGAAGAGCCACATAACTTCCTCGTAGGGTCGATTGTTGTTGAAGTAACAACAATGATAGGTAGGAGTGCCTTTTAATGCACTGAAGTTTCCAAAGCTCCGTGGTATTATTCCTGAAAGATTGTTGTTGGAGAAATCCAAGATACGAAGAGATGCTAGAGAAGATAATTGAGGAATGCTGCCAGTGAAAGCATTCGAGCGTAAGCTGAGTGTCTTCAGGTACAAGAGGCTTTCTCCGATCCAAGTTGGTATATTCCCGATAAAATTATTGTGGCCGAGGTCTAGAGTAACGAGTTCTGTGCAACTCTTTAAACAAAGAGGAATCGGCCCGGATAAATTATTGCGCCTCAAGTGCAGTGACTCCAGCGTTTGCAAATTACAGACTGAATCAGGGATTCCACCTACTAATTTGTTgcttgataagtctaaaagaagtAAATTTGAGGGATTTTTCCAACAATTAGGAACACCTCCTGACAAATTATTTTCGGAAAGCAGAAGCCCTTCCAAATACCTCGATCGACAATAAGAGAAGGGAATCCCGCCGCTCAAATTATTCATAGATAGATCTAACCATTGTAAGCGTGGCATTGTGTTTGAGATTCTTGGTGGAAGATCCCCTGAGAACGAGTTGTTTGAAAGAATTAGATACTTCAATTTTGGAAAGAATTGTGGCACCTTACCAGTAATCTTGTTATTGGAGAGATACAAATATCGCAGATTGGATGAAAGCCAGTTGGGAATTGTTTCTTCGATACCAGTGTTTGATAAATCTAATTCACAAAGAGCGTTTTGTGTTCGGAGCCATTTCGGAAAATGAGGCACAGGCAGTATTTGACAGAATCCCATGTAAAGAGTGTTAAGCTGAAAGGGAGGAATCCAATCACCGCTTTTGTTCAATTGTATAGAGTTGTATGAAATTTCCAAATATTTCAAACTTGATAGATTAGCAAGGTCGTCCTCCGACAATCTCAAAGAGTTATTACAGAGATTCAATCTGACGAGGCCCTTCAACCATTTGATGCCTTCCGGAAGCATTCCAGTCAAATAATTGGAACTTAAAATCAAAGAATGCAACAACAAGAAATTTCCAAGAGATGCAGGCAATGATCCATTAAGAGAGTTGTGAGAAAGATCCAAATACTCAAGACCAGAAGGAAGCCCGTCAAGAATCATGTCTATTACTCCTGCACCTGAAAAATATAATTCATGAATAGAAGCTTGTGTTTGAAGCCATTTTGGAAAACAGGctatttcattaaaaaatatgCTATATAAAGAGCTTCAAGCTGAAAAGGGCGAGATCCAATCACCATTTTTTCTCGAGTTGCAGTTGCTCGAAATGTCCAAATACCTTAAACTTGATAGATTAGCCAACTGGATCTCTGATAAGCTCAACGAGTTACTATTGAGATCCAAATAAACAAGGCTCTTCAGTTGTCCGATGCCTTCCGAAATCGTCCCATTCAAATCATTGAAACATAAAACCAAATGTTGCAGCAATGACAGATTCCCGATAGACGCAGGCACTGATCCATAGAGGGAGTTGAAAGAAAGATTAAGAGATTTGAGATTCTTGATGTTCCCTAGCCAATCAGGAAAGGAACCACTCAGATGGGTGTTGCTGAGGTCTAATTCCTCCATGCTATACCTAAGACATCCAGAGAAAACCATTTCTAGATTGGCAAGCACATCATGGATAGGCACAGAGCGCAGGTAGAGAATTTGGAGCTTGCAGATGTTGGATATAGGAGCTACTTGCATGAAGCCATCTTGGAACACACTCCCAGACAAGTCGAGTGCCctgagagatgttaactttgcaACAGAATCAGGAAAGAATCCGTGAAGGCCATTCCCACCAAGATAAAGGAACTCAAGGCTAGTAATATTGAATACCCAATCTGGTATGGTGGAGTTTATATAATTGTATCGTAAATCAAGAGTGATAAGAGATGTGAAGTTGACATGAGACAGCGAACGTGGAAAGGTCCCCAAGTCACAAGAACTTAGTTCAATCTCTTGAACACGTGGGAGCGCATTCAGATCTTGTAAACAGTTGGACGCATTTGTAAGATGAACACGATTCATGTTAAGGTGCCGAAGGGAAGTGAGCAGAGAAATCCAACCAGTGTTCTCAAGGTACAAGCAGAAGAAGCCACCACCTTCATCATCCCTATAGCAGTTATAAGAAAGGTCGAGATGCTGCAAAGTGGATAGATTTCCGAGCTGGTCAGGTACTCTACCCATGAAGCCTGCACCTGACAGGTTAAGATATGTTAGTCTTCTGAAAGCTCCCAAGAACCTGGGGATAGGTTTATGCGTAAAATAATTGCCGCTGAGGTCCAGGTGATTAAGTTGTTGGAGAGAACGCAGAGATGGAGTTATGTCACCACGCACTGCCCATTTGCATCCTGGATCATCATTAACTTCCTGTTGAGAGCAGCCCTCATATAGATCCATTCGACGTCTATTCCGAAGATCCAGCTTGATAACATGACCAGAGATGTTGCTGCAGCCAACACCTTCCCACGCACAACAGTCCTCCCCGACCCAGGAAGAGAGACGATCGGAAGGATCATGAAGTCCACGCTTGAAGTCGATGAGGGCTTTCCTCTCCTTCTCACGACAACCGTGAGAAATCCCAAGCTCAATGCTCAGAACAGCAAGAGAAAAGGTGAGGACAAGAAGAGGAGTTctcccacccatgtttaatggtgaGCTCTACCCCTAAAGCAGGCAACTCTCATATGTGTATATAAGCTCATATTTGCCTAACGCATGCGTGAGTGCCCCGTTAGAGGGGAAAGTTGTCAAGAGGGAACTCTTGGAGGCTGAACGTTCCACACGAAGATGTGCCTAACAAAATTGTCATGAGTCCAAGTCAAGTAATATGGAAACAAGTCAATGTCCAAAACAAATTGGAAACTCACTTATTTACTGGGCCAAGCGAATGATAACGATTTTGGTCGCATTTTTCTTTGATACCTTCCTCAGTCATAACTTTCTTCTTTGAACATGtcgtagtggctctctctctcatctttttcTGTCGTAAATTTTATGCTCGGTTGACAATCGAAGAGAATGAGGGCTTTTCACTTTGACCACCAATCTCTAATCATACTGTGGGATGTCTATATGTTCAGTCAAGCTCGGTTAGTGATACAATTTGATGTATAATAAATACATCATTTCCCTCAAGGTTTGATTGATTGATAGAAATGCGACACCTATGGTGGAGGCTTTTCCATTGCTTAATTTTCACCTTTTTTATCATAATCTGATCATAATCCTAATCTATCAATCAAACCTTGGGGGAAATGATGTATTTGCTATACATCAAACTGTATCACTAACCGAGCTTGACCACAGATATAGACATCTAATAATATGATTAGAGATTGGTGGTGGAAGTCAAAAGTCCTCGTTCGCTTCGATTGACAATGTAGCATAAAATTGACGACAGAAAAAGATGAGAGAGACACTACGCCATATTCAAAGAAGAAAGTCATGACTGAGAAAGGTATTAGAGAAAAATACGACCAAAATCCTTATCATTCACTTGGCCTAGTTAATAATTTAGTTACTATTGAAAAGAGTAACTAatgaataaaaaaagataaaaatcacTATCATTTACTTGACCCGATAATTATCGTATTTAGTCTTTCAAAAGATTGAGGAATTTGCCAACCAAAGTTGAcccaataattattttatttaatcttataaagAAGTGAGAAGTTGACGCCTACACAAGTCATGCCTCATCAATTATAATCATAACTTGATTGTATATAaccaaataataatataaatagtaATTTTTTCTACAGCTCATGTCCATATCAATCGTGATTGAAGGATATAGAGACGTATAATGGTGTTTGAAGTATTTGTAGTAGAATTTTTTGAGagaaaacataaatatataattttaaagatATAATTAAGAGCGTGCCTCGATCGATCATGTACTATAGAACTCATTGAATCAATTCTTTCACGTAGTTACATActttaaaattataaacaaaaTTAGCTAACCAATTTGTAGCTCTATCATATCATGAATCAACTTCTTGTCGTTTCCCAATTGAAttaaaatgcatatcttttatgaGATTTTCAACTTAAAATATTATGGCGGTTATTAGTGACTTTAGATAactctacaattttttttttcatttgagctTAGGACATGCATTAGTATTTTTAGTATAatatttttcatttcaaatctattattattattatcatgactttaaataaaaataattaaaaaataaaagaaaagtgaCATAAAACGTAATTTTATATCGATCGTAATTGATGTTACACAACCCTTTATTTTTTCCTACATAGTTCAGGACGATTAGACCACTAATGTCTGTTCTGTTAGAAAACAATGTTCTTCTGTCAGAAGAAAAGGAGGACGAGCTCCATCGTGCATGCTGCATTACCTTGAATGTTCAAATCAAGGAGCTTATACCAATGTATATTGCTTATATTTTGTTATGTTGGCATCACAATGGAAGGCTCAAGGCAAGGGGCATATGAATTCGATCCATCTCTTTGCCAAGTTGGCACATGATGTGTCATTGTGGCTAAGTACCCGAATTTGTACCGAAACATGTTATCTAATCTGTGAAATAGCTTATAACGATATCTTATTTCTACAAATTCTGAGCTCTAATCTTGTCCAGAATTTGTTCAAACTCTCGAAGGTTACATGAATACAGGCTGATGAGTCTAATTTTGAAATCGGATCCGACAAAACTCGAGCCCGTACCACACGGTCGAATCACGAAAGCCCAAATGATCTTTTAGATTGAATTGCGGCCCAAACGGGCGAGGAAGATCGAGAGAACCCACCTTGGTCTCCAGAAACCCCGTCGAAGGTGTCGCCGCCGATGGGAGTGCCGCTGTCgcagctcctcctcctcatctacgTGATCTTTTCTTCGTTGCTGCTCTCGTCTTCTTCGGAGTCTGTCGCCGGTACCGGAGGCGACGCGAGCAGCAGCAGGAGCTCCGGTGCGAGATTGGAATGGCAGATCCTTACCAAGAGAAATTTCTCCTCGCAGATCCGTCTCCATCCCCAGATCCTCCTGATGGTTACCGTCCCATGTACGCCGCTTCCCTTTCTTGATTATCCTTTTGCCTTGATGCTCGCGCACTGCTAGATCGATCAAGAATATGAATTTTAGGTGAATCACGAGGTCCATACCATTTTTTATTCTGTTTTTTCGATCAAGGGTTTGCTGGAACTAATTTTGCTCTGGTTATCTTTCTGAGTCTTCTTGATGTTTGAATCGTATTGCTTCGATTATTGCCATTCAAACCGTTTCACATATGATAGAGGGCTTTACCAATGTGAAATGTAATTGGTTATTTGGTTGTAGACAGGCAGTTAAGACACATCCTTGTGCTTTCTTTGGTCGGTCTCAGTAATTCTGCTCCAACAGAGCAAAGAGTTTGACTTAGTTGGTGAGACCGAAAGTTATCTGGTAACAATATTCTTAATATTCATCTGCCCTTGCCACTTTAGTAGTAGACGTtgagataaaaaattaaaatccaataGATGAAAATTTCTTTTAAAATGGGATAACAGTTATTTATGTGGTTCTACCTTGATAAGAATATATGTGATGCCGAAAAATGTATATTGTGATTTCATAGTAGTGAACCTTATGAGcaaatttcaatttattttctctttggccgggttatttttatttttattttttataaaggaTAAGTGATGATGGTGGTATTTGAGCCTGGGACCTTATGATCAATTATCAAAGTCTTTACGAACTAAGGTAGTATTTGACTAGGTTATTGTTGATAAGAAGATTAGTATTTGTAttctttggtatcagagcttgtttACTTTTGGCCCCTCTTATCAAATTTAACATGTTTCTTTTTGCCTAAACTGAGACTTCATAGAATCTCTGGCTCTTGATGTCCTAATACCTTCTTCTTTGAGCCTTTCCTCTTGAACAGTGTGTGTGAGTGTGCATGCCTTGTGTGACCACGTGTATGTACGTGGCCGTGTCTATGGATGTGTGATGTGCACTTGATACCATCCATTTCCTATTTTGTAAATTGTATCAATATGACATGTGGTGATTAATGGTTGGTAAATTTGATAAGTTTAACATTACTTaaattaatgataattttatctcCATGAAATTACTGATTCCCCTTGTAGCAACTGTGACTTCCTGTTCATTGTTGTTTTCAAAATCACTATTAAATAGCATCACATTGGGCAAGACACTTAGATCTATGTTTATGTGTCTGGTAGGCAAGATTATCAATTATTGAAACATATAGCAGTTGTTCTTGAGAATTCTTGGCTTAAGATAGGTGTACATGATTTCCTGTCATTGAAAAGCAGATGCTATTCAAAGGACCAACTTATTCTTTCTCCTGTTCAAACGAAACTTCCACGTTATAGTGTTGTAAGATTTGCTTCTTCAGGGGATTAGATGCCTTCCAAGAATGCTTAAACTATCTGCAGGGTGCTAGATATTCTTAATGCACTATGGGTTCCAAGTTTGATGATTGTTCTAAATTTTTTTGCAGGGTCTGGGGAATCACGATCTCTAATGAAGGAAGTGGCACATTTGGTGGCTAATAATCAGGACAAACTTGACTTTCTAAAATTAATGGTCATATATAGGAGTTCTGAGAAGATGCtagctgatatccttggtgctacTGAGGAAATAACATTATTCTACTATCATAATTCCATGTCATATAAATATCATGGAAGACTGCGTGCAGAAAATATACTTTCTTCAGTCAATCATTTTCAATCACTTGAACCTGAGGAACTTCCTTTGAAGCTGCTGCAAACTCCAGAAGACGTGGAGAACTTTTTCCTATCAACAGATAAAGCTGTTCTACTCCTTGAGTTCTGTGGATGGTCAGCTAAATTGTTGCGCAGAAAGAATAATGGAAATTATGAGACTCCTATGTCTGCATTTAATCATTCAGAGAATGGTTTTCCATCTTAACTTACTCTTTTGCCTATTGATGGCTCATTTCAGGTCTTCTTACTTTATGTAAGCAGCATGTAGAATCAACCCTCGTTTAGCATTGACACCTTGCTGTttaatatgccaaatgtcaatgACATTCTTAGTAGACATAAAACAAATTTGATAAAGGGTATTGCATTATAgggattttgtttcttttattgtaTAAAAATAATCTATAGGTTCATTGTCATGGAGCACTAGGCCAGTTGTTTTTTGGCAAGTAACCTTTTAACTAATAGCAACACTTAAAACTGCCATGTGTTAGTTAATGGTTCACATTGACATATATATCCGTTTTAAGTgtgtttttaattaaaaattttcaacCCCATTTAGCCTGGATAAATCTAATTGATATCACTTTCATTCATCCTGCAATTTTAGGTGCTTGCAAAGTATGTTCCTTTTAAGAGGTTCTGCAGATATCTTGGAAGTGGTGTTGTGCTAAGTTAAAAAAAAGCATTCCTTATACCTTTCTGTTTGGCCTTTTAATTTCTTATAGATAAAAATCTCTAGATAACCTGCCATAAGCCACTGTTTTTCATAATGATCAACCTTTGGACATACTTTGTTGATTACACAACTAATTCTATGCTCAGAGTAAATCATTATTCTTGTAGTAAGGTTGTTTATGTAACAACATATTGCAGTTGGCATAATTGGACAAAGCATCAACAGAGAAATGGTGGATGACTTTCATGTTGAACACCACAAGGTTGTTTGCTCTTAAAATTAGGCACCTTATGGTACAAAAGCAGATGGGATCCAGGAAGTTAATGGAAGTGCTAATTACACATTCATTTGTGATCATTACAGGGAATGGAAAATAGACTTACATGTGCAGTTGAAGATGGACTAGGAAGATCAGTTTGGCTTAAGGAATATACTTTAGCAAATCAAAGTACTCTAGAGCAATTAGATGATGGAGGTGCTGGTACTAGAATGCTGTGTACAGATGAAGAGTTTAAGCAATTTGAAACTTTTTTTATGAAGTTCACTGCTATTGCAAGAGAGTTTTTTCTACCTCCTGAGAGACAAAGGTTTGGTTTGATATCTGAAGGAGCTTTGTTATCTTTCCTTGGTATTAGCAGTCCAGATAAATGGTTAGTTATGCTTCATTTCTCTGGATGTTCTAATTGTACAATGATAGTCCAACAAGGAGATGATCTGAGGAACATTTTGCAAACACATCACTCTCTGATCATGGAGGTATGTTCTTGAAACTTGTTTGACAACTtttcatgctttcattttgatgaAATTGGGTTGAAAGATTGCACCAAA
This Musa acuminata AAA Group cultivar baxijiao chromosome BXJ1-2, Cavendish_Baxijiao_AAA, whole genome shotgun sequence DNA region includes the following protein-coding sequences:
- the LOC103976330 gene encoding receptor-like protein EIX2: MGGRTPLLVLTFSLAVLSIELGISHGCREKERKALIDFKRGLHDPSDRLSSWVGEDCCAWEGVGCSNISGHVIKLDLRNRRRMDLYEGCSQQEVNDDPGCKWAVRGDITPSLRSLQQLNHLDLSGNYFTHKPIPRFLGAFRRLTYLNLSGAGFMGRVPDQLGNLSTLQHLDLSYNCYRDDEGGGFFCLYLENTGWISLLTSLRHLNMNRVHLTNASNCLQDLNALPRVQEIELSSCDLGTFPRSLSHVNFTSLITLDLRYNYINSTIPDWVFNITSLEFLYLGGNGLHGFFPDSVAKLTSLRALDLSGSVFQDGFMQVAPISNICKLQILYLRSVPIHDVLANLEMVFSGCLRYSMEELDLSNTHLSGSFPDWLGNIKNLKSLNLSFNSLYGSVPASIGNLSLLQHLVLCFNDLNGTISEGIGQLKSLVYLDLNSNSLSLSEIQLANLSSLRYLDISSNCNSRKNGAGVIDMILDGLPSGLEYLDLSHNSLNGSLPASLGNFLLLHSLILSSNYLTGMLPEGIKWLKGLVRLNLCNNSLRLSEDDLANLSSLKYLEISYNSIQLNKSGDWIPPFQLNTLYMGFCQILPVPHFPKWLRTQNALCELDLSNTGIEETIPNWLSSNLRYLYLSNNKITGKVPQFFPKLKYLILSNNSFSGDLPPRISNTMPRLQWLDLSMNNLSGGIPFSYCRSRYLEGLLLSENNLSGGVPNCWKNPSNLLLLDLSSNKLVGGIPDSVCNLQTLESLHLRRNNLSGPIPLCLKSCTELVTLDLGHNNFIGNIPTWIGESLLYLKTLSLRSNAFTGSIPQLSSLASLRILDFSNNNLSGIIPRSFGNFSALKGTPTYHCCYFNNNRPYEEVMWLFVKGSEIKYTTTSQLSIDTLIDLSNNYLSGNIPEELGNLHGLRSLNLSKNYLIGQIPRSIDGMKQLEVLDLSRNNLSGAIPSGLATLNFLNQLNLSYNNLSGRIPTGNQLQTFTDLSVYAGNPNLCGPPLPKNCTMNMTKADEEDQDEDSYESSMEALWLYTSITLGFITGFWAICGSLLLRRTWRIVYFRAIDNMYDKLYVVTVVTVTKYKRKLR